Proteins encoded in a region of the Pelmatolapia mariae isolate MD_Pm_ZW linkage group LG16_19, Pm_UMD_F_2, whole genome shotgun sequence genome:
- the mgaa gene encoding MAX dimerization protein MGA a isoform X4 — protein sequence MASKKKQKNMVFHQERATTPATATAASSPPLSWCVTPKPGKASEGGVEQAVRRGAEQKHPASIKPQSDTLPPENTCRGITVTLENHSMWNVFFRCGTEMILTEQGSRMFPYCRFRISGLQPSRRYTLMMDVQPLDNSHYRWTGKNWQAAGKGTRHVKSQPFAHPESPATGQHWMQSPVSFYRMKLTNNISDRDGNTILHPVHRYLPRLHVVQTDKAAKDIKLSDPSVITFSFPQTEFMAVTAYQNARFVQLKVDYNPFTKGLKEDGSGSWGGKLKANSGDPFHKQGGFAEQLPVKESLKSLLANHKPRASKAVESKPSVPGDLKDSSTTNGDPPAATAPGQILGSVSRPAQKLFSELIREAHVSLQRCNLEQLGINHSASLRAEQTNTKNLSLKAKGREALKDSTSVKAPPRKCEIRGTIKDDGQSLNSLNCNDGVGRVGPGCGRAAPEVSQNSSEDLEHRPDPDATTETATKQHKRPARLPLPALALFLRQHSKKTKNKPDSLAPAAPPERLSVLASSAASFAHPPWEGTAGAAYPSKDLGSLKPDLTTSGCADPLADVVFNVSGQAVSPQQPGPATAAHLLGPRADDRSGRVSESLGPEPRGPDSTQVLPGLNQPFCTLGASLTTSSLPPTAPPPLHTVLCSPNSPQTPPESSTPPLDSPTLKFSLPDPECSSFGYEPMSPASSPEPLPHLPASIALELDSAASEARDAAGPPEDSQDTQDPSVFKWHTVLPPPESFVDTSFTTFQPPPQTLPEDPEPQNPNTSMPAPDPPASFPESEQSLPFPAELSPLALQLPLSPTFSSIDGDGLSPTPSLADLVQFLSTDVDLGMGVEFSNTEAAAVPCLPVTETHEPSQQVHPLPARKPCKRKKKKVWQRRLGKSEVEQEVDDSTYRSMQPNLEEVEEQLFISFTSKEALKLHLADSSDRPAPRPTPDGQRTADSPEGGDRLDISDEQSSDSNPSKPEAESLAEMIASFQKILLRDLKLMKHRQVIHPVLQEVGLKMSLLDPSLAIDLQYLGVRLPIPPPGASTEPLSTSQGVSAAFVSRTGKTTDVTQIKGWRAKFTLPETPPTPSACRPEAGSSSEPQKKNLSAFCSDMLDEYLESEGKLIDERAASFSQPPVEPLVYELPTRSTSYVRTLDHVLKKQTADPASSDLISGFIPPSKRPRFKEPKPGRRGERKQKCSKQSKLRPEPAAALGPEPSQLEPQQPAGHAPSAPPSRPESNPIKRRRRLKPRTSSQTLSPSRATVPPSVMSRDMAPLESDSELGGGQSEDGSRSRRQPMTRALQKQKVLEDGAVWEGLRRTSITTERAAIALTSLFTQTGFVSENPTAPIQLSRRRAPPCLNEFCRLGCVCLGLSRDSRISHCGRPACMFGCSCLKQKVVLLKNLDGSDSSPSSHHGSSKKKRRMKMAYVLKEADSVSQPAERVRTLWRRDPGRSDPEPVRMPEAAPQTRPAKVREDHRSCARVRGYSRKIRKQKVKPTPSVHREATKGTVQPDRAKPHKVKKLKKTSKPPPAGEALQAPTPSEPPPSPPAEPTPKPSKRLFIRADFKWKSEADRTLVLMELCEAMAQNRLERPFWIKNFLIHPTGQSVEGSGAERCIQYHVNISRSALKPRKSTAPRRQVDAAQVGRKVEPLKEHNMKKEHKMQEAEPVEDWQREVEEGDITEEDGFTDHQVDDWTESSGQEVTSEAKVNMALPFLTGISPAGFLSANRKAPGGTDQPIQVNGKLYPLAKIQLGRMGALHPANRLAAYLTGRVSSSRQQQPSLRLPSSSSTSARRSGPTPLAVSSASSVVSDLAATTTCAAATTASPAVTTTASSSVTPPRAVPPLTLLTSITESLSSSSPAPPVNPSPGTATPKAPQVVLIKVPPPPGTVPVVAPRPPGPAPGSQRMLLKPVQMASGVQFYRRPDGKLFKLVPVSQLRAVTPTSPAQTGPSSSSLLSPAAHTVRPQAPPLPSSPSPSSGFLSQKGTCTFKILPADSSLDPIIVTCAKAPPKTPTKVLTVPGSFTLLQTHPSNPPTTPVKLLSPKALVPHGAKKGVEAAMASVVATGAGGLVFKCTPPQISPTIQIPSEGNPTPPLSLGSRVKPAPPPGPEPEPAQDPVELDIICVDEKPHVTTETQSVEVTSSSETENSSDFRESESDDERAPLANNTRLLHTALERLRRVRLRELLERLRRTVGQSGEKVSKVSTLKTAVEVIQELRRKESQLKRKKRRLRRRRDEYLWSIAPSADPIKPTAAVMVAARELLDEPTVISSDEERVVVTDSNVEQEEDEGRGVAMETVGVNSWLARKRSSELKEVTAPRAGSALLAALRSATSSSDSPQELLLEQRGGAVDALLMKTSLTFSVLFCVRGSTRDRGAAVRDGGPEESEDESDAAEGRTRQGHLQQNR from the exons atggcttctaagaagaagcagaaaaacatGGTGTTCCATCAGGAAAGGGCGACCACCCCCGCAACAGCAACCGCTGCCAGCAGCCCCCCTTTGTCATGGTGCGTCACCCCGAAACCCGGGAAGGCGAGCGAAGGCGGGGTGGAGCAGGCCGTCAGGAGGGGCGCTGAGCAGAAACATCCCGCCAGCATAAAGCCTCAGTCGGACACTCTGCCACCGGAGAACACCTGCAGAGGCATCACAGTGACCCTGGAGAACCACAGCATGTGGAACGTGTTCTTCAGATGTGGAACAGAGATGATTCTGACCGAACAAGGCAGCAGGATGTTCCCCTACTGCCGCTTCCGCATCTCCGGCCTGCAGCCATCCAGGAGGTACACTCTGATGATGGATGTCCAGCCGTTAGACAACAGTCACTACAGATGGACCGGCAAGAACTGGCAAGCTGCTGGTAAAGGAACACGGCATGTAAAGAGTCAGCCTTTTGCTCATCCAGAGTCCCCGGCGACGGGCCAACACTGGATGCAGAGTCCGGTGTCCTTTTACAGGATGAAGCTCACGAACAACATCTCAGACCGAGACGGGAACACTATTCTGCATCCGGTGCACCGCTACCTACCGCGACTGCACGTGGTCCAGACAGACAAAGCTGCTAAAGACATAAAACTGAGTGATCCCAGTGTCATTACCTTCTCATTCCCCCAGACTGAATTCATGGCGGTCACAGCCTATCAGAACGCTCGGTTTGTTCAGCTGAAGGTCGACTACAACCCGTTCACTAAGGGACTGAAGGAGGATGGGTCTGGTTCATGGGGAGGAAAACTGAAAGCGAACTCTGGGGATCCGTTCCATAAACAAGGAGGATTTGCTGAGCAGCTTCCTGTGAAGGAGAGCCTGAAGTCTTTGCTGGCAAACCACAAACCTCGAGCCTCCAAAGCAGTGGAGTCTAAACCTTCAGTGCCCGGAGACCTCAAAGACAGTTCCACTACAAACGGAGATCCGCCTGCTGCCACGGCCCCCGGGCAGATTTTGGG CAGCGTCTCACGTCCAGCTCAGAAGTTGTTCTCGGAGCTGATTCGTGAAGCTCACGTTTCACTGCAGAGATGCAACCTGGAGCAGCTCGGCATCAATCACAGCGCCTCTCTCAGAGCAGAGCAAACCAACACTAAGAACTTGAGTTTGAAAGCTAAAGGACGAGAAGCCCTTAAAGACAGTACATCTGTTAAAGCACCTCCAAGGAAATGTGAAATAAGAGGGACCATTAAGGACGACGGGCAGTCGCTGAATTCACTAAACTGTAACGATGGTGTTGGGAGGGTTGGTCCTGGTTGTGGTCGTGCTGCTCCAGAAGTATCCCAGAACTCCTCTGAGGACTTGGAGCACCGACCTGACCCAGACGCTACAACAGAGACAGCCACGAAGCAGCACAAGCGGCCGGCTCGGCTGCCTCTGCCGGCGCTCGCTCTCTTTCTGAGGCAGCACTctaaaaagacaaagaacaaaCCGGACTCTCTGGCCCCGGCAGCTCCTCCTGAGCGCCTGTCCGTATTGGCCAgttctgctgcttcttttgcacATCCGCCTTGGGAGGGTACCGCCGGTGCAGCATATCCCTCCAAGGATCTTGGCAGCCTGAAGCCCGACCTCACGACCTCCGGATGTGCAGATCCTCTAGCTGACGtggtttttaatgtctctggaCAAGCAGTGTCTCCTCAGCAGCCCGGTCCAGCTACTGCTGCACATCTGCTGGGTCCAAGAGCTGACGACCGCTCGGGCCGCGTTTCCGAAAGCCTGGGCCCAGAGCCGAGAGGCCCTGACAGTACCCAAGTGTTACCCGGCTTAAACCAGCCATTCTGCACCCTCGGGGCGTCTCTTACTACCTCTTCACTGCCTCCTACTGCCCCCCCGCCCCTCCACACAGTGTTATGTTCCCCAAACTCACCACAAACACCACCTGAATCATCGACACCACCTTTAGACTCCCCCACCCTGAAGTTTTCGCTTCCTGACCCAGAGTGTTCGTCCTTCGGCTATGAGCCGATGTCTCCTGCGAGTTCTCCAGAACCTTTACCTCACCTGCCGGCCTCGATCGCTTTAGAGCTTGACTCTGCAGCCTCTGAAGCACGTGATGCAGCAGGACCTCCTGAAGACTCGCAGGACACCCAAGACCCGTCTGTGTTTAAATGGCATACAGTGTTACCTCCACCCGAGTCCTTCGTAGACACTTCATTCACAACATTTCAGCCTCCGCCGCAGACTTTACCTGAGGACCCTGAACCACAGAATCCAAACACCTCCATGCCTGCTCCTGATCCTCCGGCATCTTTCCCCGAGAGCGAACAGTCGCTGCCCTTCCCCGCAGAGCTATCCCCACTCGCCCTTCAACTGCCTCTGTCTCCAACCTTCTCATCGATAGACGGCGACGGACTCTCTCCCACGCCTTCACTCGCTGACCTCGTGCAGTTTTTGTCCACTGACGTCGACCTCGGGATGGGGGTGGAGTTTTCGAACACTGAGGCGGCGGCTGTTCCCTGCTTACCTGTGACAGAAACGCATGAACCTTCTCAGCAGGTCCATCCGCTCCCAGCCAGAAAACCCTGCAAgcgaaagaagaagaaggtttGGCAGCGAAGGCTTGGCAAGAGCGAGGTGGAGCAGGAGGTGGACGACTCCACCTACAGGAGCATGCAGCCGAACCTGGAGGAAGTGGAGGAGCAGTTATTCATCTCCTTCACTTCAAAG GAGGCTCTTAAGCTCCACCTGGCCGACTCCTCCGACAGGCCGGCTCCACGGCCCACACCTGACGGTCAAAGAACTGCAGACTCACCTGAGGGTGGTGACCGGTTGGACATAAGCGATGAACAAAGCTCCGATTCAAACCCATCCAAACCCGAAGCGGAGAGTCTGGCAGAGATGATCGCTTCCTTCCAGAAGATTCTGCTGAGAGACTTGAAGCTCATGAAGCACAGGCAGGTCATCCACCCTGTGCTGCAGGAAG TCGGTCTGAAGATGAGCCTGCTGGACCCGTCTCTGGCCATTGACCTGCAGTACCTGGGAGTCCGCCTGCCCATCCCCCCGCCGGGCGCCAGCACGGAGCCGCTGTCAACGTCTCAAG GTGTTTCTGCTGCGTTTGTGTCCCGAACAGGAAAAACCACAGACGTCACTCAGATTAAAGGCTGGAGAGCGAAGTTCACGTTGCCTGAGACTCCGCCCACACCTTCAGCCTGCAGACCTGAAG CTGGTTCGAGTTCAGAGCCGCAGAAGAAGAACCTGTCGGCGTTCTGCAGCGACATGCTGGACGAGTATCTGGAGAGTGAGGGGAAGCTGATCGACGAGCGTGCCGCCAGCTTCTCCCAGCCGCCGGTGGAGCCGCTGGTGTATGAGCTGCCCACCAGGAGCACCAGCTACGTCCGGACCCTGGACCACGTCCTGAAGAAGCAGACCGCCGACCCCGCCTCCTCTGACCTCATATCTGGGTTCATTCCCCCCTCCAAGAGGCCCCGCTTCAAAGAGCCTAAACCAGGCCGGAGGGGTGAGAGGAAGCAGAAATGTTCTAAACAGAGCAAACTCAGACCAGAACCTGCAGCTGCTCTGGGTCCTGAACCCAGTCAACTGGAACCTCAACAGCCTGCAGGCCACGCCCCCTCAGCGCCTCCATCACGCCCAGAATCAAACCCCATCAAGAGGCGGAGGAGGCTCAAACCCAGGACCTCATCTCAGACCCTCAGTCCCTCTAGGGCCACAGTGCCCCCATCGGTTATGTCCAGGGACATGGCCCCGCTGGAGTCGGACTCTGAGCTGGGTGGCGGGCAGAGCGAGGACGGCAGCAGGAGTCGGCGCCAGCCGATGACCCGTGCTCTGCAAAAACAGAAGGTCCTGGAAGACGGTGCCGTGTGGGAAGGCCTGCGCCGGACCAGCATCACTACGGAGAGGGCCGCCATCGCCCTCACCTCCCTCTTCACTCAGACG GGTTTCGTGAGCGAGAACCCGACGGCGCCGATCCAGCTGAGCCGCAGACGAGCGCCGCCGTGTCTGAACGAGTTCTGCCGGCTGGGCTGCGTCTGCCTCGGCCTCTCCCGCGACTCCAGGATCAGCCACTGCGGCCGGCCCGCCTGCATGTTCGGCTGCAGCTGCCTCAAACAGAAGGTGGTCCTCCTCAAGAACTTGGACGGGTCCGATTCCAGCCCCTCCTCACACCACGGGAGCagcaagaagaagaggaggatgaagatggCCTACG TTCTGAAGGAGGCGGACAGCGTCTCCCAGCCTGCCGAGCGGGTccggactctgtggaggagggATCCCGGGCGCTCGGATCCAGAGCCGGTACGCATGCCTGAGGCGGCTCCGCAGACCCGCCCTGCG AAGGTCCGAGAAGATCACCGCAGCTGCGCCAGAGTCCGAGGATACTCCAGAAAGATCCGGAAACAGAAG GTGAAGCCGACACCGTCTGTCCACCGGGAGGCAACCAAAGGCACCGTCCAACCTGATCGGGCGAAGCCCCAcaaggtgaaaaagctgaagaaGACCTCCAAGCCTCCTCCAG CAGGTGAAGCCCTTCAGGCTCCGACTCCCTCCGAGCCTCCTCCGAGTCCTCCTGCTGAGCCGACCCCGAAGCCGTCGAAGCGTCTCTTCATCAGGGCTGACTTTAAGTGGAAGAGCGAGGCCGACCGGACCCTCGTGCTGATGGAGCTGTGCGAGGCGATGGCTCAGAACCGGCTAGAGCGCCCGTTCTGGATCAAGAACTTCCTCATCCATCCCACCGGCCAGTCCGTGGAAGGCAGCGGCGCCGAGCGCTGCATCCAGTACCACGTCAACATATCCAGATCCGCACTGAAGCCGAGGAAATCGACAGCGCCGCGCAGACAG GTGGATGCAGCACAGGTGGGCAGGAAGGTGGAGCCTCTGAAGGAACATAACATGAAGAAGGAGCACAAAATGCAGGAGGCGGAGCCTGTGGAGGACTGGCAGAGGGAGGTGGAGGAAGGTGACATCACAGAGGAGGATGGCTTCACGGATCACCAGGTGGACGATTGGACAGAGAGCAGTGGACAGGAAGTGACGTCAGAGGCGAAGGTCAACATGGCTCTGCCTTTCCTGACGGGAATCTCGCCTGCCGGCTTCCTCTCAGCCAATAGGAAAGCGCCGGGAGGAACGGACCAGCCAATTCAG GTGAACGGGAAGCTCTACCCTCTGGCTAAGATCCAGCTGGGGAGGATGGGGGCGCTCCACCCGGCCAACCGGCTGGCGGCCTACCTGACGGGACGGGTGAGCTCATCCCGTCAGCAGCAGCCGTCTCTGCGactcccttcctcctcctccacctctgctCGGAGGTCGGGGCCGACGCCTCTCGCCGTCTCCTCAGCTTCCTCTGTGGTCTCTGACCTCGCTGCGACCACCACATGCGCAGCGGCCACTACAGCCTCTCCCGCTGTCACCACCACTGCTTCCTCTTCTGTGACCCCACCCAGAGCGGTCCCACCGCTCACCCTCCTGACCTCCATCACAG AGTCTCTGTCCAGCAGCTCGCCAGCACCACCTGTTAATCCATCTCCGGGCACAGCAACCCCTAAAGCCCCTCAGGTAGTGCTGATTAAGGTCCCGCCACCTCCTGGGACGGTTCCTGTCGTGGCCCCTCGTCCTCCGGGCCCCGCCCCCGGGTCTCAGAGGATGCTCCTGAAGCCGGTCCAGATGGCTTCCGGCGTCCAGTTTTACCGCCGACCCGATGGGAAACTGTTCAAGCTGGTCCCCGTCAGCCAGCTGAGGGCGGTCACGCCCACTTCGCCTGCACAGACAG gtccttcctcctCTTCGCTCCTCTCCCCTGCGGCCCACACAGTCAGACCCCAGGCTCCGCCTCTGCCCTCCTCGCCGTCCCCGAGCTCTGGCTTCCTGTCTCAGAAGGGCACCTGTACCTTTAAGATCCTCCCTGCCGACTCCAGCCTGGACCCTATCATCGTCACCTGTGCCAAAGCCCCGCCCAAGACCCCGACCAAGGTGCTAACGGTGCCAGGCTCCTTCACCCTGCTGCAGACACACCCCTCCAACCCCCCCACGACCCCAGTGAAGCTCCTGTCGCCCAAAGCCCTCGTGCCTCATGGCGCCAAGAAGGGTGTCGAAGCTGCAATGGCGTCTGTGGTCGCCACGGGAGCAGGGGGGCTGGTCTTCAAATGTACACCACCTCAAATCTCGCCCACCATCCAGATACCCTCAGAGGGCAATCCCACACCCCCGCTTTCGTTAGGGTCGAGGGTCAAGCCCGCGCCACCGCCAGGTCCTGAACCTGAGCCGGCTCAGGACCCGGTGGAGCTGGACATCATCTGCGTGGATGAGAAGCCACATGTTACCACGGAGACACAGTCGGTAGAGGTGACGTCAAGCAGCGAGACGGAAAACTCGTCAGACTTCAGAGAGTCAGAGAGCGACGACGAGAGGGCGCCGCTCGCCAACAACACG CGCCTCCTCCACACGGCGTTGGAGCGGCTGCGTCGGGTGCGGCTGCGTGAGCTGTTGGAGCGTCTGAGGAGGACGGTGGGACAGTCGGGGGAGAAGGTGTCAAAGGTCTCGACGCTGAAGACG GCGGTGGAGGTGATCCAGGAGCTGAGGAGGAAGGAGTCAcagctgaagaggaagaagaggaggctgaggaggaggagggatgaGTACCTGTGGAGCATCGCGCCGTCAGCAG ATCCCATCAaaccaacagcagcagtgatggtGGCGGCACGAGAACTTTTGGATGAGCCGACGGTTATCTCATCAGATGAAGAACGAGTGGTTGTCACGGATAGCAAT GTGGAGCAGGAAGAGGATGAAGGTCGGGGCGTTGCCATGGAGACGGTGGGGGTGAACAGTTGGCTGGCGAGGAAGAGGAGCTCAGA GCTGAAGGAGGTGACAGCTCCTCGCGCCGGCTCCGCCCTTCTCGCAGCTCTCAGATCGGCCACGAGCAGCTCAGACTCTCCTCAGGAGCTACTGCTGGAGCAG AGGGGAGGGGCTGTCGACGCTCTGCTGATGAAGACGAGCCTGACGTTTTCTGTGCTCTTCTGTGTTCGAGGCTCGACACGAGATCGAGGCGCTGCAGTCAGAGATGGAGGACCTGAAGAGTCTGAGGACGAGTCTGACGCAGCAGAGGGACGGACACGTCAGGGACATCTGCAGCAGAACAG GTAA